A portion of the Pseudorasbora parva isolate DD20220531a chromosome 1, ASM2467924v1, whole genome shotgun sequence genome contains these proteins:
- the LOC137070689 gene encoding serine/threonine-protein kinase pim-1-like → MNSFLNRQTTSDRYSTPVPLEVALHIRANQLRVPQIIQLLDWQDEADCYVMVMERPMPCQSLDVFLESYTGTMDEEDLARIIMWQTIFAVQTCCQLGVFHRDIKLENLLINPDTLEVKLIDFGCGEFLTSAGYTSFAGTEEFFPPEYWIKGRYYGEQTTVWSLGILLFVILSGHFPKSRDMEKLLKANMWSRDGLSQECCDFIGCCLKLDPEKRIKLDNVNLHNWFKM, encoded by the exons ATGAACAGTTTTTTGAATAGACAAACTACCAGT GACCGCTATTCCACACCAGTTCCCCTCGAGGTTGCTCTACATATTCGAGCAAATCAGCTCAGGGTTCCTCAAATAATCCAGCTTCTGGACTGGCAGGATGAAGCTGACTGCTACGTTATGGTGATGGAGCGGCCCATGCCCTGTCAGTCCTTGGATGTCTTCTTAGAGAGCTACACGGGCACCATGGATGAGGAGGATTTAGCCCGTATTATCATGTGGCAGACAATATTTGCAGTGCAGACGTGCTGCCAGCTTGGAGTGTTCCACAGGGATATAAAGCTAGAAAACCTGCTGATTAACCCGGACACTCTTGAAGTCAAATTAATAGACTTCGGATGCGGCGAATTTCTTACCTCTGCGGGTTACACATCCTTTGCTG GCACAGAAGAGTTCTTCCCTCCAGAGTATTGGATCAAGGGCAGGTACTACGGGGAACAAACAACAGTGTGGTCACTCGGCATACTGTTGTTTGTTATACTGTCTGGGCATTTTCCCAAGAGCCGAGACATGGAGAAGCTCCTCAAAGCAAACATGTGGAGCAGAGATGGCTTGTCACAAG AATGCTGCGATTTTATTGGCTGTTGTCTGAAGCTCGACCCAGAGAAGCGGATTAAACTGGACAATGTCAATCTCCACAACTGGTTTAAG aTGTGA